A single Staphylococcus muscae DNA region contains:
- a CDS encoding sugar O-acetyltransferase produces MVQYLWDDILIGTPIHVDNPLFTKIHEVVNANAQRIMTLNTQPATQELQHQLLEEITGHPIDSTLQVNLPFNTDFGKHISIGKHVFINSNVMFTDLGGITLEDHVLIGPRVNLITVNHDIDPQTRRSLVLKPITIKRNAWIGAAATILPGVTIGENAVVGANALVTKDVPPNTIIAGNPARILKMIESS; encoded by the coding sequence ATGGTTCAATATTTATGGGACGATATACTCATCGGTACACCGATTCATGTCGACAATCCACTTTTCACAAAAATTCATGAAGTGGTCAATGCAAATGCACAACGCATTATGACTTTGAATACACAACCGGCAACACAAGAATTACAACACCAACTATTAGAAGAGATAACCGGGCATCCGATTGATTCAACCCTTCAGGTCAACCTACCTTTCAATACAGACTTTGGCAAACATATCTCAATCGGCAAACATGTGTTCATCAACAGCAACGTCATGTTTACAGATCTCGGTGGTATCACACTAGAAGATCACGTATTGATTGGACCACGTGTCAACTTGATAACAGTCAATCATGATATCGACCCACAAACGAGACGGTCGCTCGTCTTGAAACCTATTACGATTAAGCGCAATGCGTGGATTGGTGCAGCTGCAACGATTTTACCGGGCGTCACGATTGGTGAAAACGCAGTGGTAGGTGCCAATGCTTTAGTCACGAAAGATGTTCCACCAAACACCATTATTGCTGGTAACCCTGCACGTATACTAAAAATGATTGAATCTTCATAG
- a CDS encoding LPXTG cell wall anchor domain-containing protein: MSKSVHTSESLLHVPPTDSLVTKDVPKVEEPVKEPAKVPVKEQLPDTGQVASSNHISMMGAIAAMLGGLGFMKRSRKDEHQE, translated from the coding sequence ATGAGTAAATCGGTTCATACGAGTGAGTCGTTATTACATGTGCCACCAACAGATAGCTTAGTCACGAAAGATGTACCAAAAGTAGAAGAACCTGTCAAAGAACCTGCCAAAGTGCCGGTCAAAGAACAACTTCCTGATACAGGTCAAGTGGCATCTTCTAACCATATAAGTATGATGGGTGCAATTGCTGCAATGCTTGGTGGATTAGGTTTCATGAAACGATCTAGAAAAGATGAACATCAAGAGTAG
- the secY2 gene encoding accessory Sec system protein translocase subunit SecY2, whose amino-acid sequence MLKKRSKVKKNLLHRIFYQYEYKVVYKRAAFTLFILLIYILGSHVTIVDESSVRVYNQSFYRLAISNVGGNINTLNIFTLGLGPWLTALVLLMLWRYRNSEKMLHQTRREQHCQEKWLTLIFSLIQGYFVIHQYIRDEQLEKVNVWMLLLILVTGAMMLIWLADQNVRYGIAGAMPIVLISIIRTLFHQKVSTFSMDRHMMFFVIGAIVIVMIILLFLELVEYRLSYYNIMQVEQTQLSSFVAWKLNPAGSITIMMSLSVYILINSLLNMAMFFLTGTFENISLTQLSHPIGVTLYIVIQILLGYGLSRLLINTKQKSKEFLKGGHYFEGISPGVDTEVYLHERARIICWTGSLIVGLIMGIPLYLSLMLPHLSQQVYFAIQFMILMYIGMNIAETIRTYFYFDKYQQFLTKYW is encoded by the coding sequence ATGTTAAAAAAGAGGTCTAAAGTGAAAAAGAATTTATTACATCGTATTTTTTATCAATACGAATATAAAGTTGTTTATAAAAGAGCAGCGTTTACGTTGTTTATTTTATTGATATACATATTAGGTAGCCATGTGACGATTGTAGATGAATCGAGTGTACGAGTGTATAATCAGTCATTTTATCGTCTGGCGATTTCGAATGTGGGTGGCAATATCAACACTTTGAATATATTCACATTGGGGTTGGGGCCATGGTTGACGGCATTGGTGCTCTTAATGTTATGGCGCTACCGCAATAGTGAGAAGATGTTGCATCAAACACGTCGAGAACAACACTGTCAAGAAAAGTGGTTGACGCTTATTTTTAGTCTTATACAAGGCTATTTTGTCATTCATCAATATATACGTGACGAACAGTTAGAGAAGGTCAATGTATGGATGTTGTTACTTATTCTTGTTACAGGGGCAATGATGCTCATCTGGCTGGCAGATCAAAATGTGCGATATGGCATAGCAGGCGCGATGCCCATTGTGTTGATAAGTATTATTAGAACGCTTTTTCATCAGAAGGTGTCTACTTTTTCAATGGATAGACATATGATGTTTTTCGTTATTGGAGCGATTGTGATAGTTATGATCATCTTGTTATTCCTAGAATTAGTAGAGTACCGTCTGTCATATTACAACATCATGCAAGTAGAACAAACACAGCTGTCATCATTTGTTGCTTGGAAGTTGAATCCAGCAGGTAGTATTACGATTATGATGAGTTTGTCTGTTTATATTCTGATCAATAGTTTGCTGAATATGGCGATGTTTTTTCTAACTGGAACGTTTGAAAACATATCACTAACGCAGCTTAGTCATCCGATAGGAGTTACGCTATATATCGTGATACAGATTCTGTTGGGGTATGGACTCTCACGTTTGCTCATTAATACGAAGCAAAAGTCAAAGGAGTTCCTGAAAGGCGGACATTATTTTGAAGGTATTTCGCCGGGTGTAGATACTGAAGTGTATCTTCATGAAAGGGCACGTATTATCTGTTGGACAGGGTCACTTATTGTTGGATTGATTATGGGTATACCACTCTACCTATCATTAATGTTGCCACATCTGTCACAACAAGTTTATTTTGCGATTCAATTTATGATTTTGATGTACATCGGTATGAATATCGCAGAGACGATTCGGACCTATTTCTATTTCGATAAATATCAGCAGTTTTTAACAAAATATTGGTAA
- a CDS encoding alpha/beta hydrolase, protein MTYTTHLHITQAWDKVFPKSDKVIHSKVTFPNRFGITLVADLYLPKDAGNEQLPALAVSGPFGAVKEQSSGLYAQQMAEKGYLAIAFDPSYTGESGGTPRYMAAPDINTEDFQAAVDFLSNHHLVDKERIGLIGICGWGGLSLNAAAIDTRVKATVATTMYNMSRVNAKGYYDAEDSPEQRLEKKKQLNAQRTQDFASQDPELAGGVVDPLPDDAPQFVKDYYAYYKQPRGYHPRSLNSNRGWSITIPLSFINTPLLHYIDELESAVLLIHGDAAHSFYFSEDTYKQLKGDNKEFHIIPGASHVDLYDRLDIIPFDIIDDFFQKHLK, encoded by the coding sequence ATGACATACACAACACATTTACACATCACACAAGCTTGGGACAAAGTATTTCCAAAAAGTGATAAAGTAATCCATTCAAAAGTCACATTTCCGAACCGCTTCGGCATTACACTTGTTGCAGATTTATATCTTCCTAAAGATGCCGGTAACGAACAGTTACCTGCACTTGCAGTAAGTGGTCCATTCGGCGCAGTTAAAGAACAATCTTCTGGCCTATATGCACAACAAATGGCAGAGAAAGGATATCTCGCAATTGCATTTGACCCCTCTTATACTGGTGAAAGTGGGGGCACACCACGTTACATGGCTGCACCAGACATCAACACAGAAGACTTCCAAGCTGCCGTTGACTTCCTAAGTAACCACCATCTTGTCGACAAAGAACGTATTGGACTTATTGGTATATGCGGTTGGGGCGGCCTTTCATTAAATGCCGCAGCGATTGATACACGTGTCAAAGCAACAGTTGCTACCACTATGTACAATATGAGTCGTGTGAATGCGAAAGGGTATTATGATGCAGAAGACAGCCCAGAACAACGCTTAGAAAAGAAAAAACAACTCAATGCACAACGTACGCAAGACTTTGCTTCTCAAGATCCAGAACTTGCTGGTGGTGTGGTTGATCCATTACCAGACGATGCACCACAATTTGTAAAAGATTACTATGCGTACTACAAACAACCACGTGGTTATCATCCACGTTCATTAAACTCAAATAGAGGTTGGTCTATCACAATACCCCTCTCATTTATCAACACACCGTTGTTACATTACATCGATGAATTAGAAAGTGCTGTACTACTCATTCACGGTGATGCTGCACACTCATTCTATTTCAGCGAAGATACGTATAAACAACTGAAAGGTGATAACAAAGAATTCCATATCATTCCGGGTGCATCTCATGTAGACTTGTACGACCGTCTCGATATCATTCCTTTCGATATAATCGATGACTTTTTCCAAAAACATTTAAAATAA
- a CDS encoding LysR family transcriptional regulator, translating to MENRVLRYFLTVVSEGNISAAAQLLHVTQPTLSRQLKGLEEELDVTLFKRKGKHMTLTQEGRYLAEQAKNILNLVDATTSNLAKSHDMYGTVTIGLAESRAVISIAKAIKDVQQTYANTRFHIQSGNAQQVLEQLDNGLLDYGVIVEPINKVEYETLSLNDEDVWGVLTQKDGPLAQYESVTATQLVGLPLIVSAQQGTTRMLANKLGLDETSLDIVAQYNLLYNASLLVQEHVGHAVTLDGIINTTGTDLIFLPLKPQITSKLSVIWKRGKPLSTSAQFFLERLKLILSSDV from the coding sequence ATGGAAAACAGAGTCTTACGTTACTTTTTAACGGTTGTATCAGAAGGAAATATCAGTGCAGCTGCGCAGTTACTACATGTTACTCAACCAACATTGTCTCGTCAGTTGAAAGGTTTAGAAGAGGAATTAGATGTGACATTGTTCAAGAGAAAAGGAAAACATATGACATTAACGCAAGAAGGTCGTTACTTGGCTGAACAAGCGAAGAATATTTTAAACCTTGTTGATGCGACAACATCAAATTTAGCCAAGAGCCATGATATGTACGGAACTGTCACGATTGGATTAGCAGAGTCTCGAGCGGTTATTTCAATTGCCAAAGCGATAAAAGATGTTCAGCAGACGTATGCGAATACTCGCTTTCATATTCAAAGTGGTAATGCACAACAAGTTTTGGAACAGCTAGATAATGGTCTGTTAGACTATGGTGTGATTGTAGAGCCGATTAACAAGGTTGAATATGAAACTTTATCGTTGAATGATGAAGACGTATGGGGTGTATTGACACAAAAGGATGGGCCACTCGCACAATATGAAAGTGTCACGGCAACACAATTAGTCGGCTTGCCACTCATCGTATCTGCACAACAAGGTACGACACGCATGCTTGCTAACAAATTAGGGCTTGATGAAACATCATTAGATATTGTAGCGCAATACAATTTACTTTATAACGCCTCGTTGCTCGTGCAGGAACATGTTGGACATGCAGTGACACTGGATGGGATTATCAATACAACAGGTACGGACTTGATATTTCTTCCCCTTAAACCCCAGATTACTTCTAAGTTGAGTGTTATTTGGAAACGTGGCAAGCCTTTATCCACCAGTGCCCAATTCTTTTTGGAAAGGTTAAAGTTAATTCTTTCAAGCGATGTGTAA
- the asp2 gene encoding accessory Sec system protein Asp2: MARQFKVLQIGGIDETTYFIPQKDTEWHFIPSIEGVSDIDALAEWKPFDLIYVQAPYSEMLMTVFERYSEPYSTYIDQMYWNEQFKNHSLIQQKVIRPFVYQDDSDRHRKLKAVAFPGQYGDKVSPIQCQVNADFKGASHYEGNDVLVVQGEFGTEMRPLLSWKQNLIYDHHKIIQIWPQYTVSEGVEVEYVFHLVPFNSNNEVDTVFVRRQDDLKVPLEISPREEDAYIVVSMRAKGQGVIRVGAIHKRWSRLDMGQFILGGERYVNENTDEFIHYFNPGDRKPPLNVYFSGYRSAEGFEGYFMMNKLQSPFMLIGDPRTEGGAFYLGSDSYEQAIKDVIQKRLDELGFQREDLILSGLSMGSFGALYYGAQMQPAAVVVGKPLVNLGTIAENMALVRPEDFGTALDVIYKNTGDLTDESLTMMNQKFWNKFTHTDLSKTTFAISYMAHDDYDRQAFDMMLPILSRQHARVMSRGVPGRHNDDSSTITSWFVNFFHMILEQQFGRRRENVS; the protein is encoded by the coding sequence ATGGCACGACAATTTAAAGTGTTACAGATTGGTGGTATAGATGAGACGACGTATTTCATACCACAAAAGGATACAGAATGGCATTTTATACCATCGATAGAAGGGGTGAGTGACATCGATGCGTTGGCAGAGTGGAAGCCATTCGACCTAATTTACGTTCAAGCGCCCTATTCAGAGATGTTAATGACAGTTTTCGAACGTTATAGTGAACCTTATTCAACGTATATTGATCAAATGTATTGGAATGAACAGTTCAAAAATCATTCACTCATTCAGCAAAAAGTCATTCGTCCATTCGTTTATCAAGATGACAGTGATAGACATCGTAAGTTGAAGGCTGTCGCATTTCCCGGGCAATATGGGGATAAAGTTTCGCCCATTCAATGTCAGGTGAATGCTGACTTCAAAGGGGCTAGTCATTATGAGGGCAACGATGTGTTAGTCGTTCAAGGAGAGTTTGGTACAGAGATGCGTCCACTACTCTCATGGAAACAAAATCTAATCTATGACCATCATAAAATCATACAAATATGGCCTCAGTATACAGTATCGGAAGGTGTCGAAGTTGAGTATGTTTTCCATCTTGTGCCATTTAATTCGAACAATGAAGTAGATACGGTGTTTGTTCGTCGACAGGATGATTTGAAAGTACCACTGGAGATTTCACCGAGAGAAGAAGATGCGTATATTGTTGTCAGCATGCGTGCAAAAGGACAAGGTGTTATCCGTGTTGGCGCCATTCATAAACGATGGTCTCGACTTGATATGGGACAGTTTATTTTAGGTGGTGAACGCTATGTGAATGAGAACACAGATGAATTTATTCACTACTTTAACCCGGGTGATCGCAAGCCACCACTCAATGTATATTTTAGTGGTTATCGCTCTGCGGAAGGATTTGAAGGCTATTTTATGATGAATAAACTCCAGTCTCCCTTCATGCTGATTGGAGACCCACGTACAGAAGGTGGTGCTTTTTATCTCGGTTCCGATTCATACGAACAGGCGATTAAAGATGTTATTCAGAAGCGATTGGACGAACTCGGTTTTCAAAGAGAGGACCTCATCTTGTCAGGATTATCGATGGGATCTTTTGGTGCATTGTATTACGGTGCGCAAATGCAACCTGCCGCAGTAGTTGTTGGGAAGCCTTTAGTAAATCTTGGAACTATTGCAGAAAATATGGCACTCGTACGTCCGGAAGACTTTGGAACAGCCCTTGACGTGATCTATAAAAATACAGGCGACTTGACAGATGAATCACTTACAATGATGAATCAAAAGTTTTGGAATAAGTTTACTCACACAGATTTATCGAAGACGACATTTGCGATTTCATACATGGCCCATGACGATTATGACCGACAAGCATTTGATATGATGCTCCCCATTTTAAGCCGACAGCATGCACGTGTGATGAGTCGTGGCGTTCCAGGACGTCATAATGATGATTCATCAACCATTACAAGTTGGTTTGTAAATTTCTTTCATATGATTCTGGAGCAACAGTTTGGAAGGAGACGTGAAAATGTATCATAA
- the asp1 gene encoding accessory Sec system protein Asp1 encodes MKYFIPAWYDAQRWWQSNAKPLIHRRTVTAFDDMISLMSMHRKNKSPFQLIIPNYAPDLRTFLHRYDLYDVTYWSVFDAIQGFTHRTPRAVDYRELDWPEGTEFLHLSQMIRAYMPNNMYANVHFNQDGYVIWIEVFQQNIRRYRYLIDDRGFVSSVIYFDESGEDLQQRYLTGEGDWILQECLKSGSVIVNGRYQDYFKHNQYQSMTSVIHEYLKSYCTTVLEADDVVIAAADKRHQQMIISLFELHKLCFSVFQQREYLDERTLPHAASDIYWLVDTLENERVLTAHQAVVQMKHPIMRVTPFDVQTMSNISSQLHETYIGVWLDIEDEAMCQQMWSQLVGYLEQDDTLRLTLLTKKKIHAHPQWIHEAIARVNRQLNAQNTVSETEADLMEQPEPIDYVKMKYLPFESDLIEAISTLRVVVDLSQEPDLYLQICCLSAGLPQINRITTDYVTHGMNGCVVADETELVAALDVYLKHLKNWNQSYAYAMKLAKQYTSDKIIAQLDGLIEGETDGTTI; translated from the coding sequence ATGAAGTATTTTATACCGGCTTGGTATGATGCGCAGCGTTGGTGGCAGAGTAATGCAAAGCCACTCATCCATAGACGGACTGTGACTGCCTTCGATGATATGATCAGTCTCATGTCGATGCATCGTAAAAATAAAAGCCCGTTTCAATTAATCATACCCAATTATGCACCGGATTTACGCACATTTCTACATCGATATGATCTTTATGATGTGACGTATTGGTCTGTCTTTGATGCCATTCAAGGTTTTACTCATCGTACACCTCGTGCGGTGGATTATCGTGAGTTAGATTGGCCAGAAGGGACGGAGTTTTTGCACCTTTCTCAAATGATACGTGCCTATATGCCGAATAATATGTACGCTAATGTTCACTTCAACCAAGATGGCTATGTGATTTGGATAGAGGTGTTTCAACAAAATATCCGACGATATCGTTATTTGATTGATGACCGTGGTTTTGTATCGAGTGTCATCTATTTCGATGAGTCTGGTGAAGATTTGCAACAACGTTACCTTACAGGTGAGGGTGATTGGATCTTACAGGAGTGTTTGAAGTCAGGCAGTGTCATAGTGAACGGTCGATACCAAGATTATTTTAAACACAATCAATATCAATCAATGACATCAGTGATTCATGAATATTTGAAGTCATATTGTACAACGGTACTTGAAGCGGATGATGTCGTTATTGCGGCGGCAGATAAGCGACATCAACAGATGATTATATCGTTGTTCGAACTGCATAAGCTCTGTTTTTCTGTATTTCAACAACGAGAGTATCTAGATGAACGGACATTACCACATGCTGCTTCTGACATTTATTGGTTAGTGGATACTCTTGAAAATGAGCGAGTATTAACAGCGCATCAAGCAGTTGTGCAAATGAAACATCCTATCATGCGTGTGACACCTTTTGATGTTCAAACGATGTCGAACATTAGTAGTCAACTACATGAAACGTATATTGGTGTATGGTTAGATATTGAAGATGAAGCAATGTGTCAACAGATGTGGTCACAACTAGTGGGTTATCTTGAACAAGACGACACTTTACGCTTAACACTATTAACGAAAAAGAAAATACATGCACATCCACAATGGATACATGAAGCAATCGCACGTGTGAATAGACAATTAAACGCACAGAATACGGTTTCTGAAACAGAAGCAGATTTAATGGAACAACCAGAACCGATTGATTATGTCAAAATGAAGTATTTACCATTCGAATCTGATTTGATTGAAGCAATTTCAACATTACGTGTTGTTGTCGATTTGTCCCAAGAACCGGACCTATACTTACAAATCTGCTGTTTAAGTGCAGGGCTTCCACAAATTAATAGGATTACAACGGATTATGTCACACACGGGATGAATGGTTGTGTAGTAGCAGATGAGACAGAGCTTGTTGCAGCATTAGATGTGTATTTAAAACATCTTAAAAATTGGAATCAAAGTTATGCCTATGCGATGAAGTTAGCAAAGCAATATACGTCAGATAAGATTATTGCGCAGTTAGATGGATTGATAGAAGGTGAAACAGATGGCACGACAATTTAA
- the secA2 gene encoding accessory Sec system translocase SecA2 produces MRRQMDKIVNKRRLSRLKKTLKRINAYQDTFRQASDETLKRQTQIFRERLADGETLTSLLPEAYAVLREASWRVLGMYPKDVQVLGAIVLHEGHIAEMQTGEGKTLTATMPLYLNGLTGQGAYLITTNDYLARRDCEEMTPLFEWLGLSISLGFVDEPDYEYAPGEKAAIYAHDIIYTTNGRLGFDYLIDNLADGLESKFLPSLYFGIIDEVDSIVLDSAQTPLVISGAPRLQSNLFGITKTFVETLEEDIHYEIKKDEQTVWLTPEGITEANHYFGVENIYEDGLFDLVRNINLALRGRHLFEENLDYFLFNGEVVLIDRITGRMLPGTKLQSGLHQAIEAKEGVDISVDMSAMATITFQNLFRQFEVFSGMSATSKLGEKDFFDLYHKIVVQIPTDKPIERIDMSDRVFKDNVSKNNAIVERVCALHQQQRPVLLITRTAETAEYFSMQFFERHIPNNLLIAQNVAKEAQMIAEAGQLGAVTVATSMAGRGTDIKLGEGVKALGGLAVIVSEHMENSRVDRQLRGRAGRQGDPGTSQFYISLEDYIVERWGKHKLLEDGQLDRVDNEMLRESRLFQQRVKQIVTRAQRVSEEQGEHIREMANEYEKSISAQREIVYAERNRVLKQSEWTKESLIALARDVFQEAYHRHQLHTHTALQTYIYQHISFQYDGDLNGMNLHNKQTVVDMLVALFEERLAEQERFIGNHYMYVRFMQKVILKAIDSHWIDQVDALQQLRNNINNRQNGQRNAIFEYHRVAMTTFEMMCGAVKAQIVNNLCQSVPTFDKKGKLFVHFPK; encoded by the coding sequence ATGAGACGACAGATGGATAAGATCGTCAATAAACGACGATTATCCCGACTAAAGAAGACATTGAAGCGGATCAATGCTTATCAGGATACGTTTCGACAAGCGAGTGATGAGACGTTAAAACGCCAGACGCAAATATTTCGTGAACGACTTGCGGATGGAGAGACACTCACATCTCTGTTGCCAGAAGCGTATGCAGTGTTACGTGAAGCGAGTTGGCGTGTTCTTGGAATGTATCCGAAAGATGTACAAGTGTTAGGTGCCATTGTGCTGCATGAAGGACACATTGCTGAGATGCAGACGGGGGAAGGTAAGACACTCACTGCAACGATGCCACTCTATCTGAATGGTTTAACGGGTCAGGGAGCGTATTTGATCACGACGAATGATTACTTGGCACGACGTGATTGTGAAGAGATGACGCCATTGTTTGAATGGCTTGGGTTATCTATTTCGCTCGGTTTTGTCGATGAACCTGATTATGAGTATGCGCCAGGTGAGAAAGCAGCGATATATGCGCATGACATTATTTATACAACAAATGGACGCTTAGGGTTTGATTATTTGATTGATAATCTTGCTGATGGCCTTGAATCCAAGTTTTTACCGTCACTCTACTTTGGGATTATTGATGAAGTCGATTCGATTGTTTTAGACTCAGCACAAACACCGTTAGTCATATCAGGTGCACCACGACTGCAGTCTAATCTTTTTGGTATTACAAAGACATTCGTAGAGACTTTGGAAGAAGATATTCACTATGAAATTAAGAAAGATGAACAGACGGTATGGCTGACGCCAGAAGGGATTACAGAAGCGAATCACTATTTCGGTGTTGAAAATATTTATGAAGATGGACTGTTTGATCTCGTACGTAATATCAATTTGGCGTTGAGGGGGCGTCATCTTTTCGAGGAGAATTTAGATTATTTTCTATTCAACGGTGAAGTCGTATTGATTGATCGTATTACAGGACGCATGTTGCCGGGAACGAAGTTACAATCCGGACTACATCAAGCGATTGAAGCAAAAGAAGGTGTCGACATATCAGTGGATATGAGTGCTATGGCAACGATTACCTTTCAAAACTTGTTCAGACAGTTTGAAGTGTTTTCTGGGATGTCAGCAACAAGTAAGCTCGGTGAAAAGGATTTTTTTGATCTTTATCACAAAATTGTCGTGCAAATTCCAACAGATAAGCCGATTGAAAGAATAGATATGTCTGATCGTGTATTCAAGGATAATGTATCAAAAAATAATGCCATTGTTGAACGTGTATGTGCACTTCATCAACAGCAACGTCCAGTTTTGTTGATTACACGGACAGCTGAGACAGCAGAGTATTTTTCTATGCAGTTTTTTGAACGGCATATTCCGAATAACTTGTTGATTGCGCAAAATGTAGCGAAAGAAGCACAAATGATTGCTGAAGCGGGACAATTGGGTGCAGTGACAGTAGCAACAAGTATGGCAGGGCGTGGTACGGATATCAAACTGGGTGAAGGCGTGAAGGCACTCGGCGGTCTTGCGGTCATAGTAAGCGAACATATGGAGAATAGTCGTGTTGATCGACAACTTCGTGGACGTGCTGGACGTCAAGGAGATCCAGGAACGTCTCAATTTTACATTTCACTAGAAGATTATATCGTGGAGCGATGGGGCAAGCACAAGTTGTTAGAAGATGGGCAATTAGACAGAGTGGATAACGAGATGTTGCGAGAGAGTCGTTTGTTTCAACAGCGTGTGAAGCAGATTGTCACACGTGCACAACGTGTGTCGGAGGAACAAGGTGAGCATATTCGAGAGATGGCGAATGAATATGAAAAAAGTATTAGTGCACAAAGGGAGATTGTCTATGCTGAGCGCAATCGCGTACTGAAACAGTCTGAATGGACTAAGGAATCCTTGATTGCTCTAGCACGTGATGTGTTTCAAGAAGCATATCATCGACATCAATTGCATACACATACGGCATTGCAGACGTATATCTATCAGCATATCAGTTTTCAATATGATGGTGACTTGAATGGCATGAACTTACATAATAAGCAAACAGTAGTAGATATGCTGGTCGCCTTGTTTGAAGAACGTTTGGCCGAGCAAGAACGATTCATTGGTAATCACTATATGTACGTGCGCTTTATGCAAAAGGTCATTCTCAAGGCAATTGACAGTCACTGGATTGATCAAGTAGATGCTTTACAACAACTTCGCAATAACATTAACAACAGACAGAATGGCCAGCGCAATGCCATCTTTGAATATCATAGAGTTGCAATGACGACTTTTGAAATGATGTGTGGCGCTGTAAAAGCGCAGATTGTAAACAATTTATGTCAAAGTGTGCCGACGTTTGATAAAAAAGGCAAACTCTTCGTACACTTTCCAAAATAA
- the asp3 gene encoding accessory Sec system protein Asp3, giving the protein MYHKSHVIRWREVASDTFMYGTRLIFHEGETVFENARMPSGIVMHAWKMITDYTMEKMVPQLPILKHGQTYRFRFDYDVIPEGHLYAKMIFKRRNGTELESLIIKSKEIVVTYPTEAFTYELQLINAAVTQVHFRSIEISEYDENHRNEPELYISPIYQESAHSTVMNVVFQESDGLSRDVIAGWDNVILIEHWGYDTQDKIAHCLRPLQQGYHLNFIGYARQSNQMAYTLAAAMGETAWVTESMPEKVTTVDVRQYGRTDVFDFPMSIVTPLLQPSYQLQYLDMEQLNGGTYDETTDG; this is encoded by the coding sequence ATGTATCATAAAAGTCATGTGATTCGATGGAGAGAGGTTGCATCCGATACGTTTATGTACGGAACACGGCTCATATTTCATGAAGGTGAGACGGTGTTTGAAAATGCGCGCATGCCTTCGGGAATCGTGATGCATGCTTGGAAGATGATTACTGATTATACGATGGAGAAAATGGTGCCACAGTTGCCGATTTTGAAACATGGTCAAACTTATCGTTTCCGCTTTGATTATGATGTAATACCCGAAGGTCATCTTTATGCGAAAATGATCTTCAAACGACGAAACGGGACAGAATTGGAGTCGCTCATCATCAAAAGTAAAGAAATTGTAGTGACATACCCAACAGAAGCTTTTACATATGAATTACAACTGATTAATGCGGCTGTGACTCAGGTGCATTTTCGATCGATAGAAATCAGTGAGTATGATGAAAATCATAGAAATGAACCAGAACTTTATATTTCTCCCATATATCAAGAAAGTGCGCATAGCACAGTGATGAATGTCGTTTTTCAGGAATCTGATGGGCTGTCACGAGATGTGATTGCAGGATGGGACAATGTGATTCTCATTGAACATTGGGGCTATGATACGCAAGATAAGATTGCCCATTGCTTACGTCCATTACAACAAGGGTATCATCTAAATTTTATTGGTTATGCTCGGCAATCGAATCAAATGGCATATACATTAGCAGCAGCTATGGGAGAGACGGCTTGGGTGACTGAAAGTATGCCAGAAAAGGTAACAACAGTGGATGTAAGACAATATGGACGAACAGATGTATTTGACTTTCCAATGTCGATTGTCACACCTTTGTTGCAACCGAGTTATCAGCTGCAATATTTGGATATGGAACAGTTGAACGGGGGGACGTATGATGAGACGACAGATGGATAA